gaaagaagacactttactttctgagtttccaactcagataatctgatcttataagtgttgttctgcctcttgctgttaaacagaatagagccatcgatctgacttacagccctgcaagacttttgattgaaaataacatcataacccttgtcagctaattgacttatagacaataagttatgcgttaaaccatctaccaacagaacattatcaatgcatggactattatcaatgccaatagtaccagaaccaacaattttacccttctcgttgccaccaaaaccaacttcgcctccaggcttaagttttaggtctaggaacatacgcctttctctcgtcatgtgtcgcgagcatccactgtccaaataccatgattggtgtttcagtggagcgatcaaggatatctgcaacatagataatcttatccttaggtacccattttctgggtcctttcttgttagttaccttagaggttctgacaaccttgggtttctcaacatgataatgtaaaggaatttgagcatgatatttagacaaagAGAAAGTTTCCTTTTtgagaggaggtttagcaactttatcaagcaatggttcaggcaatatagtaccagagggtacaaaatgttcatacaaagattttaccttaggcataggaggctcatttctactgggtctagaatagccaatgccatacattccatttctgcttatgtcatagatcattgaagccatttctgctttagattcattcttactatcagaggcatcacaagcaacaacttcttctaatttgacaatttgatttttgagcacagagttagaatttactaaagcatgattactctcttttaattcagaaattcttttctcatgttcaataGAAGTTTTAGAGACAGCAGAGAAATCCCTTTTCAACTTTCTATGCTTAGTCagaagagagttatatttatccataatttcagacaaagcatctttaagttcagagattgagaaagaagcgaatacctcattttcatcatcagagtttagatcttcctctgatgcagattcagcaTTAGGTGCATCTTtagactctgcttctttgtcctTGACAACTGCCATGAGTACCTCAACGATTTCACCATCAGAATCAACTTCTTCTGACTCTgagtcatcaaaagtcaccatgagacctttctttcctttgaaatgcttcttttgGCCTTTTGCCCTTTTTCAGCttgggacaatcactcttgtagtgtcctgattctttgcattcgaagcaagtgacttcttttgatgatgacttcttctgaccagatgaagattcatgcttTCCTCTGGCCTTTGttgagcctctgtacttgctctgcttgtGCTTATAGATGCAGTTGAGATTTCTGGCGATAAGGGTtaactcatcttcatcagaatcttcagagttttcttcagattcttctgctgcagcttggagagctttagccttttcagatttggatttcaacgctatagacttcttcctgtGATTCTGATGCTCAGCACGATCTAACTCATGACACTTCAGCATACTTATAAGTTCTTCCAGACCCAACTGTTCAATGTCTCTTGAAAACGTCaaagaagttatcaaaggcatccagcttttaggaagacctctaaggatcctcatgacatggtcagcagtggtgtagcttttgttgaggggtcttattccaacAATAATCAACtagaatctggaaaacatatcctcaatggactcactgggttccatttggaaggattcatactgcctgatcaaagacaacgcctttgtctctttcacctttttgtttccttcatgtgtcatcttcaaggaatcaaagatagacttagcatactcacgatctgttatCTTCTAgtattcttcataagagatagcgtTGAGAAGAATggttcttgctttgtgatgttatgagtatttcttcttctgctcagccGACATGTTCTCTcttgagatcttcttgccatcaccatCAACTAGACGCGTATAACCAttcacaatgatatcccagagatcagcaTCGAAACCTAGAAAGGAGCTTTCGATTCAGTCTTttcagtactcaaactttttgACCATCAAAGacaggaggctttgcactgtaaacaTCTTTATGCgcatcactggtggtagccatctcaGCTTTTCACACCGGCTCGGATcattgaacactgttaggtgtggtaatcagaaccaggctctgataccaattaaaggtatgaaaaacgatagaaaggggggtttgaatagcgttttcaaataaaaacttttccctcttgagatttagacaaatctctcgaacaaataacacaaggtgcaaagataagagatgaagagaagcacacaagtattttatcccggttcacttgataaatccctcaagcaaATCCAGTCCAcatgttaaggtgatttcttccttcttagaatgaaggcagtCCACTATTctatgtttgttacaactgcactagcaacctgctcagtgactaacaatgcaatgaactagcaaacactaagattcactctcttagtcttctcaaggatctgaccagccttggtcccttaaggaaaacaaactaactgtttgaaggttttgggtttacaatgaatgcttctaagaaagctagggtaaacacaataagaacgattgaagaaagattgctaagagaatattcaATGGTTGCTTGAGcttgcacaaagtttcttagcggcatcttccatcttcagcctctatttatactccaaggattagggttgtatccgttgcatggaatgctaccgttggagggaaaatctgtaacttccagattctgctatggctgaacgtcttaggtaaggtcgtcagaatggtacaattgcttttgtacttggatagcgacgtgaCCCTTATCCTAATTGACTTCTGATCACGTTATTCTTCattttggaacttgtgaagcttattgatcagagtcagagggaagcttggatcctctgaccttcgtatcttctgcttatggacatcagagttggaaatacttggtcttcagagccagcttactcttggacttcagaatcttcacttctcagcttctggaccttcaaaacttctggatcttcagagcctctggaccttcagagcttctggaccttcagtaCTTTTGGTCTTCGGAACTTTAGGTGATCtaaatccacatcagagcttgtcatcttcagaacttctgaagcatatactactgttccatcagaacatagtgagtgcgaaaacgtttcattggttactctttgggctTAATGCTTCTGATATATGTGTGTTTtgccagagtcagagcctgtcatttaaacactcagaaaacaatgttagagtaccacaattgttcatacacaaataGTAaccttgtaatcatcaaaacatagagttgtactacgtgaccaaatcttggtcttacagatTCATTGCTAGCAAAAGGCTGGACAGAGTATGTTTTCTGCAAGGTTGGAAAGGGAACTAGCATCCGGTTCTGGCTTGATCCATGGGCTGATATGAAACCGCTTTGCCAGATTTTTCCACGAATTCACGCTATGAGCAGTTGCTAGAATGCGATGATCGCAGACATGGGGTTATTTGTCAGTGGTAAGTGGCGATGGGATTGGAGTTTTAGGCTAAGATTCTTTGACTGGGAGCTGGAGCTATACGCTGCGTTCCAAACTATGATCAATGGGATATACCCAGCGGAAAACAAAGAGGATTCCTTAGTCTAGACGCTGAATCAAAGTCGTTATTATGCAATAAAACCGTTGTGCACTTGGGAAGAAGAACAATTGAACCTTGATAATAAATACATTGCATCCACTCTGAACGCAAAATAGATTCCCTCAAAGATCAGCTTATTCTTCTGGCTAGCCTGTCGTGACAAGATAGCGTCAAAACACAACCTCATCAAGTGGGGAATAATTGAGGAAGGAAATGGGGGTTGTATATTGTGCGGGAGTAACCTGGAAACAACGGATCATCTTTTGTTACTATGCGATAAAGTGAGTGGTTTCTGGTATAGCATTTTGTAGAAAGAAGGGTGCTCATGGACTCTACTAAACTCTCTTCAAGCCTTGTCTCAAGAATGGTCCAGTTTATCAGTCAATTCTGATCCAGGAATTTGGGGAATACTGCCTCTTTCTCTTGTGTGGGCTGTGTGGACAGCTAGAAACGCTCATCTCTTCAGAGGTAACACGATAAACCTAAATGAGGTTTGGGAGTCACATTTGCTAAAGGTCTCTTGGTGGATTAAGGTACATTGGAAAGGTTGTCCCTATGATATTAATCACATAATGCAGAACCTTGGGGATATCAGGTTTGATCCTAAAATAAAACCTATGCGCTGCTGGTCATGGTCTCCTCCCTCTGCTAGATATTTCAAGTGCAATGTTGATGGAGCCTCTAAAGGAAATCCTGGCCCAAGTGgcgcggggggggggggggggtattcAGAGATGAAAAGTGTAAGGCCCTAGACCTTATTTTTGTAATGCTTTGATGAtcgattgaataaaatgagattttggttaagtttgagttttgacagattttAGCTGtcaccttgtgtgaatttttagagggtcttaacgaacACATTTGGGAACACTTTCTTCAttagagttgtagccctttaagttaagaaaattctcaaagtggaatcaggtcattccgacctctgtagctcgagatattcgcgTTTTAGCGACGGTGgttctggctgtacagtaccagcgaattgttttattttaattccgagTTTAATTGTGAAATTACTAAGAGGGGTCCAGGTTTTAAGTGTGATCAGGCCTGATTATTTGGGGGATTAGTGGGTCAAGGTTACTATGGGTTTGGGCTAAGAGAaaagcaaaccctagcccaaATAAGTGTTGGCCGTGTATGATAAGGGAGTAAAGGAAGGAGAAAACCCTTGTTTTCTTTTGCAATCAGAAATAGAAGTGCACCCCTACTTCATACTTCACGTAACAGCAGAGAGGGAAAGGAGAGAACTCGCGAGAGAGGAAGAGGAGGCCGCcctagccgccaccaccgccaaccGCACGCGCGCACGCGAGAGAGGAGGAGATCGCGAGTGGGAGAGAGAGAccgagagcaaggggggagagAAAGGGAACTTGGACAGCAAGAAACCATCTTCATTCTCCTCTGTTTTCATGCTTTAAgaccaaggtaagggctggtcctaggacttgggtagtttGTTAGGGACTTGTGGCTATATTTGGTTGTGAAAaatcttgattgttgagggtttgcatgagggtttgggttggaagtttgcttgctgtactattatgatatgagacctatgtgatttgatttttaatgctggaacatagcttaaagccttgggctgaaatggtttatagcttaaactagaggtgggagtttcgctgccagtttcttGTACTGGAccgcggacttcagagccccttttcaCCTATTTAGGGTCGTCAAATGAAaacgtgattaaaatgaaagttgtagattttcgaaatagctTTCCATACGTATAAAAAATCACAATtcttggtttagtaatgtgatctggagGTCATTTTTAGTAACTGTTACACCTGCTgtctttcctgttccggacagtaagttttaaggcctaatatcacctaattccatgactcaaatgaacaagttcGTAACTAGATAgctgtagatatttaaaatagctttccaaaAAGGTATCagacgtgatttttggttgaaagatgcattatgtggctctgtttttgtgaaagttgtttctgctgtcaatatgttgagttGCAAAAATGTTTTGAAGTTTTGTTAGGAACATGTGTTTAGGAGATGTTGTGAGTTATATGTTGTTAAGCTTGATTTTATGAGCCTTGGTACTTGCCTTGTGGTGATGTTGTGACATAATATCcatgattttatgtatatggctattcttaaatgatttcacactgtttaattggttatttgtacaaaagggtcgctcacctagccgtaattcccttttgtgcactgtgaatgttgtgttgctaTCTTAGTTTTGTGAAGAGAATAAAAGACTCTAGGAAGACTTGACTTAGAGCTtcaatataagagaaagagaaataactcgcttgcaagtaaaaagtaaaatgtgatgtaattggaacataggtctagtgatgactatggaccatgagaacgatggtaccgttagagacaaatagttacttgcacgcgagggtgtttgtgggttgtacggtgtgtccccacgtgatttggttgactacggtcaccttgtgattttgtgggttgtacggtgtgtccccacgtgattaagggttgtacggtgtgtcccctccgagaattgttcatctgcggatgatcgtgatttggccattggtgttgaggtggttgtgtgaagtgaggagTCCGTTAGCCTAACTGACTAACCATTGATGAAAACCCATGATCGATTTTTAATTTATCTGTGATGATTGTTGAGTATTATGTATTTTGCTGTCGACCTGATCCTTGCGCTACTTGCTTATTTGTTATAtgtgggggggtagatggtgttGACTACGAACACGGTGACTTCCTGGAAGTTGAGCCATGATGATGAGGAGTCCGAGCTGGAGCCAGAGGAAGAGCTTCCCAAGGTGACCGACGATCCTTGGAATGAGATTAACCCATCCGACGATGAGCTGAGGTTCCGAAGCTTCACTGCAAGGACCAAGCGGCAGTTCCAGAATGGTCAAGGGGGGCGTCTATGAGGACTTGAAGGCTTCATGGAGGACAGGCTCCGGAATGACTAGGGTTGGGTTGAGTGACTTGTACTTTTCTTCTGGGTTGAGAGTGCCGGGTGGGCGGTGGACTATTTACTTTACCTTTCTGTTGGATATTTTCCTTCCATTCAATGTAATTTACAACAAGGTTTCTTTTGGGATAAATATTGTATACATCTCCGTTGTTTAATGAATTTGAGTTCGCATTGGCTTTTATGTATTCCGCAAGTTAATTTGGTATAGTTTTTAAGAGTTTCGCAATATTAGAACTTTTGTCATTTAATTCAAGATtcataagtgaatcgacgaaaactctttatgaaaattggttaattagttactgtgtaacactcgagaaatcggggcgttacaaaaagaagaaaattctTTCTAGGCTATTTTTCAGTGAACACATGTCACAGATGGGCTTATGAGGCCGAGACTAGAGCCATCCTTAATGCTTTGATTTTTAGCCAAGAATTCTTGATCAAGAACATCATAATTGAAAGTGACTCGACCGTGGCGGCGGTGGGATGGGTAACTAGTAAGAAGAATAGACCATGGAGGCTTAATAATGAGGTGAACCACATTGATTTTTTGATACAAGAGGTGAATTGCGTTGAAGTTCGAAATATCTATAGAGAGGGCAATGAGATGGCAGATTTCCTTGCCAAGGAAGGTTGCAACACATGGGACCCTTCGACTTGGAGAGTATGTTCCCACCTTGGAGAGTACAACTATCTGGTTTTGTGTAGAAGATGAAAATGGGGTGAGGGGACCCTTCGACTTGGAGAATATGTTCCCACCTTAACATAGGCCAATTGAATAAAGTTCAATTCCAGGGTGGTCTTAGGGGCTCCCACTGTATGCATTAGCTTTGAGGTTTAAATTGTGTTGTCCCCTTTTCTTTGTTGTTAGTAGGTATTGCGTAGTCACATTTCAGTAGCCCAAACAATGTTTGTGGTATGTGTTGACTGTGTAGGTATTGTGCTACTTCTTGTTGGCTAGATGCTAAGCTGTAAGCTCTTTGGAGAGCTTGTACTTTGCTGGATTGAAATGAAATAATATATCATCTTTTGTTTGCAAAAAAAAACTCTTGTAAAAAAAGTCACTTGAACATTTTCGCTATATGCTCAAAAATGTTTATTAGTGTTTTTACTTTTAGGGTTTTGCACGTTCATGTTACAAAAAGAAATCCGTAAGAATCAATATTTTTACCATTTATAAATTattcgtttttttttatatccaGTTTAAATTTGTTCAGGAAATTGTGGTTACCTGTCCCAGAAAATGACATTCCCATGGTTTGAAGTTATGCTCTCACCCCTACAAGGATCTAGTTTTTCTACCATAGACGAACGCcttattaataattaatctatttttaattaaatttatatgagTAATTTTTTGATCAAAAAACTTGAAAAGAGACATTCTCAAGCGCAACATAAACAAATAGGAGGAAAACGACTTGTTTACATAAAGGAACAAGACAAGATCCAACCAAAACCTCACCTAAATAGGGAAACACCAAAAGAAACCAACGAACCAAATATCCAAAGCCCCCAGAAAATACCTCTCAAGCAAATGCGGAAAAAAAGACGCCTAACACACACACACCTGCAAAAACAAAACTAAGGCACACAGCTTAAGCATCCACTAGCAAATTCTCAAATCCCCTCAACATCCAAAATTCTAGAAAACAACCATCAAACCTCGAGTTAATGTATACCTTCCTAGCGCGCGTTAAAAGACCCAGAATAATTCTGCAAGCCTGCCAAAAGCAAATACTTATGTTTATAGGTAATCTGTTTATCTCCCACCATCTTCTCCATTGTTGATGCATGATACAACTTAATGACACAACTTCCCAGGCCTACGAGTTGCAACTGATTGCCGATCTCAGCCTGCTTCTTCAAATCAGCAGATAAAGTTTTCGAACAGAATATCCGGATTTCTGCTAAAACTGTGGCATTTTCTAATAAGAACTTTAGCAACTGAATTTCAGCTTCACCCCCATCAAAATttgaaatagaaaataatttgagACTATATTTGAAACAAGAAGGTACTGAGTTCAATATCCAGTCTTCACCATCCAAGCAGATATCTGGGGAAATCCCTACATAAGAAATTAAGAATTAATAAACAAGTCAATGGAAAGAAACAATACTACTGTTAGTGCTACTAGCCTTGAAACATGGCAGATGCAAGAACTATAGCAGGAAAAAAGATGTACCATAGGAATATTAAGAACTTCCAATTTTGGTGTCTTTTGGAGAATGTCCATTACAGCTTCTTCAGTGAACATACAATATCCCAAATCCACATTAAGATGTGTCAAATTGTTGAACATTGGAAGGAGATGGAAAGCATTGGAAAAACactagtaaaagaaaaaaaaattattgaggaatatgaaataaatataataaacacaCAATTAACGACAAGCATTGTCAGTAGCTGTAATACAgttgaaaaaaatgaagatgGTCAGCGTGTTGTTTAACATACCTCAAGCATATCATTTGATAGTCTAAGAGATTTGATACTACCAAGTCCACTCAATAGTTTAATTAGACTTTCTGAGGGAGGAACATCAATATGTGCATCAACTATGGAGGCCAGGTTAACAAAGACTAATTCTATTGTCACATGGCTTTTATAACTAAAAGATAAAAGATTCGCAACATCAATTGTGACTGTAAAATTGAGCAAATGACCTCGACAGGAACAGGCGCCAGAGATGGTTAATGTCTTTAATGTGGGAAATTTTATGTTGATCTGCTCAATGTTGTCCCAATTACAATTACACAAGCTTAACTTCTGTAGGACAGGGCACCCAGAGAAAAGTTGTAGAGCTGACTTCTCATTTGCAAAGGTAACAAATGAAAGCTTTAATGTCTTTAGGCTAGGAAAATGAATGTCGCTAGAAACATCTAGAACACAACCCAAATGTAAAACCAGCTTATTCAATGATTTAGAAGCTGAGAAACAATTAGATAAATTAAATAGAGGCCTCACAGGTAGGAAAAGCTTAAGCTCTTCAATGTTGTGCTTCATTGCAGCAGATATAAGAGAATTAACTTTATTCGCATCAATCGAAAATCCATGAAGCATGGCACAAGCTGGATCAATCATGACACTGAACCTTTTTACACAATTAGAATGATATAGTAGTCTGTCCACTTAATCAAAAAGGCAATCTACAGATTTCTGTGTTTGGTTCATGAAAGTGTTTGACTGATACTTTCTAAAATCAAAGACACATAAGCCGGTCCACAAGTACTTCCACCTTTTCGCCAAAATGGAAGTTTGTATAGCATCTTTCGTAGGGAGTAAAGAAAGAATGTAATGAAGAATGCTATCGGGTAAGTTGCTAATCATATCTTTCATGTCAGCCACATTATGTCTTTGGAGCTTATTTGAATCAGGTGATGAGATTAAACCAGCCATTACCCCTGATGTGCCTACCAAGAAAGGGAAAGAATTATAATTATCAAGCAGTCAAGTGTGATGGTTTATAGATGCAAATAATAGCCAAGTTCATAGCTTTTTGCTGCGCAAAGAAAACATGGATTAATGAATAATCTTTTACAGAATCTGATGTATTTCAATGGCTTGCAGGATCACTCGCTCTCACACTCAGTTGTACTGCAACGCAACAAGGTTTGAATTGAGAGGAACTAGCATAGCAAGAAATATAAACAAAACCTAGTTCGAATTGCATTTAATTCATCTTAACTACACTTTTGTATGGTAGACACAACAACAATAGTCAATTTGACAGAAATTTTGTATAAATGAAAGATCCCTAaatattttagggtttagggtttgaaTGCATGAAgaggcaaaaaaaaaacacgcAACTAAAGCAAAGATCACTCAACAAGGAAGAGAAAATGATGAAATTATCGAACCTTTATCAGAGAGTAGGGAAGGGGTTTATACCTGAAGGAGCGTGGGTGTAGGTATAAACACTGAAAACGATGAAAGATCCCTAAatattttagggtttatggtttgAATGCGTGAAGAGGCAAAAAAAGAACACGCAACTAAAGCAAAGATCACTCAACAAGGAAGAGAAAATGATGAAATTATCAAACCTTTATCAGAGAGTAGGGAAAGGGTTCATACCTGAAGGAGCGTGTGTGTGGGTATAAACACTGAAAACGATGAAAGATCCCTAaatattttagggtttagggtttgaaTGCATGaagaggcaaaaaaaaaaaacacgcaACTAAAGCAAAGATCACTCAACAAGGAAGAGAAAATGATGAAATTATCGAACCTT
This portion of the Lotus japonicus ecotype B-129 chromosome 3, LjGifu_v1.2 genome encodes:
- the LOC130744195 gene encoding F-box/LRR-repeat protein At4g14103-like, yielding MAGLISSPDSNKLQRHNVADMKDMISNLPDSILHYILSLLPTKDAIQTSILAKRWKYLWTGLCVFDFRKFSVMIDPACAMLHGFSIDANKVNSLISAAMKHNIEELKLFLPVRPLFNLSNCFSASKSLNKLVLHLGCVLDVSSDIHFPSLKTLKLSFVTFANEKSALQLFSGCPVLQKLSLCNCNWDNIEQINIKFPTLKTLTISGACSCRGHLLNFTVTIDVANLLSFSYKSHVTIELVFVNLASIVDAHIDVPPSESLIKLLSGLGSIKSLRLSNDMLECFSNAFHLLPMFNNLTHLNVDLGYWISPDICLDGEDWILNSVPSCFKYSLKLFSISNFDGGEAEIQLLKFLLENATVLAEIRIFCSKTLSADLKKQAEIGNQLQLACRIILGLLTRARKVYINSRFDGCFLEFWMLRGFENLLVDA